Within the Pengzhenrongella sicca genome, the region TGGGCGGCTACGGCGCCGTCGCGATGACGGACGCCCTGCAGGCGACGATGTCCACGATGCCGTCGGAGCTGCTGCGTTCTTTGACCTGGGACCGCGGCAAGGAGCTGTCCGCTCACGCGAAGTTCACGATCGCCACCGGTATCGCCGTCTACTTCGCCGATCCGCACTCACCCTGGCAGCGCGGCACGAACGAGAACACCAACGGGCTGCTGCGCCAGTATTTCCCCAAGGGCACCGACCTGTCCCGGTGGCCCGCTGAGGACCTCCTCGCCGTCCAGGCCGCGATCAACAGCAGACCCCGCAAGGTCCTCGGCTGGAGAACACCGGCCGAAGTCCTCGACGAACAGCTACGGTCACTCCACAAGGCAGGTGTTGCAACGACCGATTGAACCCAGTCAATTCACGTCCATCCGGTACGGCGAGCGCCTCGCCGAGATCGGCGCGGTCCCCTCGATCGGGACCGTCGCCGATTCGTATGACAACGCCCTGGCAGAGACCGTCAACGGCTACTACAAGGCCGAGCTGATCCGCGGGCCGGCCCGCACCGGACCTTGGAAGAGCGTCGAGGACGTCGAGCTGGCCACCCTGGGCTGGGTCCACTGGCACAACACCCAGCGCCTACACGGCTACCTCGGCGACATCCCGCCGACGGAGTTCGAGACCGCGTTCTACGCTACCCACGGGAGCGACCAGACCTTGGTCGAAATCCCATAGCCCGAGCCTCCACCAGACCCAGGGCGATTCATTCGTCGGGAAACGATCGTGACTGTTCGCTACCGCCGCGGCTTGCCGGGATTGCGCGCGCTGAGCGGGTGACATGGATGCACTGCCTTCGACGTGCGCCGCCCACTGATGCGTGGGCTCCGGGACGTCGTGATCTATAGGCCCTCGGCAATCTCCTTGATGGCGGTCAAGCGGCGGTCCCACTCGGCGCCGATCGTGTCGAGCTGGCGTGCAGTCTGGCTGAGCTGGGATCCGAGCACGCGGTATTGCAGCTCACGTCCGGCGCGGAAGGACTCGACGAGCCCGACCTCTTGGAGCACGGCGAGGTGTTTGGCGATTGCTTGGCGCGTGACCGGCAGCCGCCCGGCGAGGGCGGAAGCCGAGGCGTCGCCCGCGCTCAGCTCCGACAAGATGCTCCACCTGGTCGGGTCCGCGAGTGCGGCGAACACCGGAACCAGGGTCTTCGTCGTCACGAGCTGGCCTTGAGCAGCGCAATGAGCTCGTCCAGCTCTTCGTCCCAGCCGCGGCGGTGGCTCTCAAGGTTCGCGCCCGGGTCAGAGGTGGTCTCGAACCCGATTTCTACCACTGTGAGCTGGGTGCCGTCCGGCGCCGCCTCGAGGGTGAAGGTGAACACCGTCGAGTGCTCGTCGTCGACCTGCTCGGGCGGCTGCCCGAGGGCGTCGTCGTTGCTCCAGCGGTAGGAGATCGTCCGGGGCGCGTCGATGGCTTCGATACGCAATGGCACGGCGCCGCGATCTTCCCAGGTGAGAGTGCCTCGGGCTCCCACGCCTGTCCCCTCGAACGCCGCCCGGCCGAACCATCGCGAGATGTGGGCCGGCTCGGTGACCGCCGACCACACCTTTTCGATCGGGGCGGCGATCCAGATCGTGCGCCGCACGGTGAACGCGCCTTGGTCGACGACGGATGGCTGGTTACTCGTCATGGTCATGATCGTCCCTTCGGTGTGATCTTGCGCTAATGCGTTGCCGAGCGTGCCGCTACGGCCGTCGGACCCGGTGGTGCGGTGACTGTCGCTGGCTTGAGAAAGCTGGTCGCCCACGCGGCTGCGACGGCGGCCGCGGCGACGATCGCCCCGGTCACGACGGCGGCTCGCACGCCACCAGCGGTGATCGCGAACCCGCCGGCGATCGAGCCGATCGCGATGCCCGCGTTGACCGCGGACGCGGGCAGCGACGACGCGAGCGGGGCGCCAGGCCCGGCCAGGCTCACGACCCGATGCTGCAGCGACGGCGCCATGCCCATCCCGAACAGCCCGACGCCGAGTACAGCGAGGGCCACGATCAGCGCGTTCGGCCCGAAGACGTACATCGCGAGCAACGATGCCGCCACGCCGATCGTGCCGATGATCAACGCGCGAGGCGCGCCCGCATCGGCGAACCGGCCGCCGGCATACGAGCCGATCGCCGTTGCGACGCCATAAACGGCCAGGTAGGCGCCCACCAGTGAACCGGAGACTCCGGTGACCCGGGTCAGGAACGGCACGAGGTAGGTCAACGCCGACTGGATGGCGACGAAGATCAGGCAGCACAACGCCAGCAGGGCGAGCACCCGCGGGGCGAAAGCGTGCCGCGCCTGCCCCAGTGCCCGGCTTCCGGGCGAGGTCGGCACCCAGGGGAGCACGATGCTCGACACCACCAGGACGACTGCGCCGATCGCCACGACGCCCGCAAACGATCCGCGCCACCCGACCGCCTGCCCGAGCAGGGTCCCCACCGGCAGCCCCACCGCGCTCGACATCGCGAAGCCGGAGATGACCAGGGCCATCGCGCGGCCGGTCTGCTCGGGCGGCACGATCGAGGTCGCCGTCACCATCGCAGCTGCAATGAACAGCCCCTGCGCCCCGCCGATGACAACTCGGACGGCGACGAAGGCCGGGTAGTCGGCCACCAGAGCCGGCAACAGGTTAGCCAGCACGAACACGGTAAGCGAGCCGAGCAGCACCACCCGACGATCCAGACGCGTCGTCAGGAGCGTGAGGAGCGGGCCGCCGATCACGAGGCCTAGGGCGTTCGCCGTGACCAGAGCACCGGCAGCAGGCACTGATACCGCCAAGTCCGCGGCGATCAGGTCGAGCAGTCCGACGACAAGCATCTCCGCGCAGCCCATCACGAACGCCCCGACGAACAGCACGGACAGCACGAGAGTCGTGCGGGTGGGGGTCTTCTGGCCGGTCATCGTCTACCTCCTCCGCGGTTGCAACTCCATAGTTGCACATCCCTCGGATTCGTGCAACTCTCGAATTGCAGTTGCGTGTGAAGCGCCTGCGAGGTGCGAAGCCTTTTCGAACTACCGCCTCGACCACGAAGGAGACCAACCCATGAACTTCCTCGCACTTGACCGCTTTCTCGGCAAGCCGATGCCCGGAGACCTGGTGTGGAGCGCGCTGCCCGACGCCCCCGTCGTCGAGCCGCGGGCACGCCGCTCACCCCGAGCCCTGGTCGCACGCATCGTGGCGTCGGCGAGGCTCACCAGGCGAGCAATCCCCGATCGGCCGCTCGCCGCTCCACCGCAAGCCGCTTTCGCACCTCGCCAGCGGCCGCCCGCTCCGACCCCCTCGACCCGGCAGCCCGCGCGCCGGGCCGAAATTTCGCCGACCCGCTGAAGCCGAGACTCGGCGTTTCGC harbors:
- a CDS encoding ArsR/SmtB family transcription factor, with amino-acid sequence MTTKTLVPVFAALADPTRWSILSELSAGDASASALAGRLPVTRQAIAKHLAVLQEVGLVESFRAGRELQYRVLGSQLSQTARQLDTIGAEWDRRLTAIKEIAEGL
- a CDS encoding SRPBCC domain-containing protein: MGDQLSQASDSHRTTGSDGRSGTLGNALAQDHTEGTIMTMTSNQPSVVDQGAFTVRRTIWIAAPIEKVWSAVTEPAHISRWFGRAAFEGTGVGARGTLTWEDRGAVPLRIEAIDAPRTISYRWSNDDALGQPPEQVDDEHSTVFTFTLEAAPDGTQLTVVEIGFETTSDPGANLESHRRGWDEELDELIALLKASS
- a CDS encoding MFS transporter, with the protein product MTGQKTPTRTTLVLSVLFVGAFVMGCAEMLVVGLLDLIAADLAVSVPAAGALVTANALGLVIGGPLLTLLTTRLDRRVVLLGSLTVFVLANLLPALVADYPAFVAVRVVIGGAQGLFIAAAMVTATSIVPPEQTGRAMALVISGFAMSSAVGLPVGTLLGQAVGWRGSFAGVVAIGAVVLVVSSIVLPWVPTSPGSRALGQARHAFAPRVLALLALCCLIFVAIQSALTYLVPFLTRVTGVSGSLVGAYLAVYGVATAIGSYAGGRFADAGAPRALIIGTIGVAASLLAMYVFGPNALIVALAVLGVGLFGMGMAPSLQHRVVSLAGPGAPLASSLPASAVNAGIAIGSIAGGFAITAGGVRAAVVTGAIVAAAAVAAAWATSFLKPATVTAPPGPTAVAARSATH